One window of the Benincasa hispida cultivar B227 chromosome 3, ASM972705v1, whole genome shotgun sequence genome contains the following:
- the LOC120074223 gene encoding peroxidase 21-like: MHQNKKKSLVKMSLGSLKFVFLLLSFLFLFNFGKSQQLIVNYYNQSCPKAEDIIKEEVFSLYKRHGNSAISWIRNLFHDCMVKSCDASLLLEMKKEEGVIISEMKSSRSFGIRNLKYVNKIKQVLENECPNTVSCADIMALAARDAIVLLGGLEMEMKTGRRDAKESYGGIVEEMIPNHNDSLSLVLSHFQDIGIDAQATVALLGAHSVGRVHCVNLVNRLYPTVDPTLDPDHAEYLKERCPNPNPDPKAVQYARNDLETPMVLDNNYYKNVLGHKALLLVDQQLGSSPITLPYVQQMASNNTYFLAQFARALLLLSENNPLSDEEGEIRKDCRRVNI; the protein is encoded by the exons ATGcaccaaaacaaaaagaaatcaTTAGTAAAGATGTCTCTTGGGAGCTTAAAATTTGTGTTTCTTCTATTATCCTTCCTCTTCCTTTTCAATTTTG GGAAAAGCCAACAACTTATTGTAAATTACTACAATCAAAGTTGCCCAAAAGCTGAAGATATAATCAAAGAGGAAGTTTTTTCTTTATACAAAAGACATGGAAACTCAGCCATTTCATGGATTAGAAATCTCTTCCATGATTGCATGGTCAAG TCATGTGATGCATCTCTTCTGTTAGAGATGAAAAAGGAAGAAGGTGTAATTATATCAGAAATGAAGTCTTCAAGAAGTTTTGGGATAAGGAATCTCAAATATGttaataaaatcaaacaagTCCTTGAAAATGAATGCCCCAACACTGTTTCTTGTGCTGATATTATGGCTCTTGCTGCAAGAGATGCCATTGTTCTG TTAGGGGGGTTGGAGATGGAAATGAAAACAGGAAGAAGAGATGCCAAAGAAAGCTATGGAGGAATAGTGGAAGAAATGATTCCAAATCATAATGACTCTCTTTCATTGGTTCTTTCTCACTTTCAAGATATTGGAATTGATGCTCAAGCTACTGTTGCTCTTCTAG GAGCTCACTCGGTGGGTCGAGTCCACTGTGTAAACCTAGTAAACCGACTCTATCCGACCGTGGACCCAACTTTGGATCCGGATCACGCAGAGTATCTAAAAGAAAGGTGCCCGAACCCGAACCCAGACCCGAAGGCAGTCCAATACGCTAGAAACGATTTGGAAACCCCGATGGTGTTGGACAACAATTACTACAAAAACGTATTGGGCCACAAGGCCCTTTTGTTAGTGGACCAGCAGTTGGGCTCAAGCCCAATAACTCTTCCTTATGTCCAACAAATGGCCTCCAATAACACCTACTTTCTGGCTCAATTTGCTAGGGCATTGCTCTTGCTGTCTGAGAACAACCCTCTCAGTGATGAAGAAGGAGAGATTAGGAAGGATTGTCGACGTGTCAACATTTGA